CGGTGGCGTGCCAGAGTTTGCCAGGTCGCCAGCCGCCAGTGCTGCCGGTGGCGACCCCGATCGACGCCAGTATGATCTCGCGTGATCTTCAGTGACAACGCCGAAACCCCGCGTTGCTCCGTCCTGTTTCCCTGCGGAAGGCCAGTTTTGTCCGGTCGGCACAGCAGCCATGAGGGCAGCTACGACAGCAGCAGCCACGACGGCGGCTTCGAGAGCAGCCAGCACCCCGGCGACGAGGATCTGTCGCACACCGCCGAGATGGACGCCATCCCGGCGCAGCCGGAGCCGGGCGAGCCGGAGGCTGCCAGCGAGGAGCCTGCTGACCTCGGCGAATACAGCCTGACCGAGCCGCCCGAGCCGAAGCGCCGGCTGCTGCGTACGCGCTATGTCGTCGCCGGCGCGGTCACCGTGGGCACGCTCGCGATCGCCACCGCCGGCGTCGCCGCCGTGCACTCCATGACAACCGCCGGGCCGCCCAACAAGGTGCAGATCGTGACGCCGTCGCACACCGCGACGCCGACACCGTCCGCGACGCCGCCGGCCGACCTGCGCCAGTACGCCGGCGACAAGGCGTCGCGGTCGATGGGGACCCGGCCGTCGCCGACCCCGTCGCCGTCCAAGTCCTCGTCGGGCTCCAACGACGACAACGGCGGTGGAGGCAGCGGCGGCTCACCGGTCACCACGGGCGGCACCTGCAAGGCCTCCTTCTACGGCGAGGGCCAGAGCACCGCCTCCGGCGAGCCGTTCGACCCGAGCGCGATGACCGCGGCGCACAAGACGCTGAAGTTCGGCACCATGGTCAAGGTCACCAACGTCAAGAACAACAAGACGGTGACCGTACGCATCAACGACCGCGGCCCGTACGTCTCCGGCCGTTGCCTCGACCTGACCACCGCCGCGTTCAAGCGGATCGCCTCCACCAGCGCCGGTGTGGCCACCGTCCGCTATCAGGTGGTCGGCTAAAGAGTCACCACGAGGCCGTCGTGGGCGGCCTCGTACGGCATCTCATGGCCGAGCACGTCGGCCGACATGTGCGTGAGCACGACCCGTTCGCAGCTCAGCTTCGCGGCGTGGTCGGTGAGCGCCTTCAGCGTCAGGTGATACGGGATGCTCTTCTCGCGGTAGTAGCACTCGGCGATCAGCAGGTCCGCACCGGCGGCCGCCTCGATGATGCCGTCGGTCCACGCGGTGTCGCCGGTGTAGGCGATGACCACGTCGTCGAACTCCAGCCGCAGCACGAAAGCCGACGCGCCGCTGGGATGGTCGGCGAGCCACGCACGTACGCACACGCCGTCGATCATCCGTGGCAGGTCGATGCCGGTGCTCTGCTCGGTCAGCTCGACCGTACGCGTCCGAAACTTCCGTCGCACCGCTGAGGATCCCGGATAGCCGACCTCCATCGCGGCGATGATCCGCTCCTGGAGTCCGACCGGTCCACTGACCAGCAAATCGTTGCTGCGGCCGGAAAACTGGCCGTCCAGGACGAGGAACGGCAGGCCGCCGAAGTGGTCGGCGTGCAGATGTGACAGGAAGACCGTGCGGATCTCGCCGGGATCCAGGCCGAGCCGCTTCAATGCCACCAGCGAGGTCGCGCCGCAGTCGAGCAGGAAGACGGCACCGGACTCGCGGCGTACGTGGATGCAGGACTGCAACCGGCCGCCGCTGCCGAAGGCGTCGCCGGAGCCGGCGAACGTCACGGTCACCGTCATGCCTCCATTGCACGGCCCGCTGCAACCCATTGCAACCCTTTCGCCGCAGGCGGTCGCGGGTTCATAGTGACGCAGGTCTCCTGTCGAAGGAGGGACCGGTGACAGACGCGATCGTCGGCATCGTCGCCAACCCGATGTCCGGCCGGGACATCCGCCGGCTGGTGGCCAGCGCGTCGGTCTTCCCCACCGCCGAAAAGGCCAACATGGTGCAGCGGATGCTCACCGGCTTCGGCCTGCTCGGCGTCGACCGCGTCCTCATGTCGACCGACCTCGGTGGCATCTCCGCGGCCGTCTATCGGGCCGTACGCACGCACACCGGACCGCCGTGGCCGGATGTGGACTTTCTCGACCAGGATCCGATCACACAGACCGCCACCGACACGACCTTGGCCGTGACGCGGATGGTCGCCGCCGGCGCGCGAGCGATCGTCTGCCTCGGCGGCGACGGTACGGCGCGCGTCGCGGCCGCGGCCTGCGCTGACGTGCCGTTGATGCCGCTGTCGACCGGCACCAACAACGCGTTTCCGCAGCTGCGGGAGGCGACTGTCGCCGGGCTCGCGGTCGGCCTGCTGGCGACCGGCCTGGTCGACGCCGACCTCGCCACGCACCGCGCCGGCGTCCTCGAGGTCGTGTGTGGATCGCGTGCGGAGGTCGCGCTCGTCGACGTATGCGTGTCGACGGCACGACACGTCGGCGCACGCGCGTTGTGGGACACCACCGCGTTGACCGAGCTCTATTGCTGTTTCGCCGAGCCGGACGCGATCGGCCTGTCCAGCATTCCGGGACAGCTGTGTCCGAGCTCGCGCTCCTCCCCCGACGGCGTCGAGCTTTCGCTTGCGCCGGACGGAAAACCGGTCGTCTACGCACCGATCGCGCCTGGCCTGGTCGTGCCGGTCGGCGTACGCACCTTCGGGGTGTTGCCGGCCGGCTCGGTGCGTACGGTCGCGGCCGAGTCCGGCGTGATCGCGCTCGACGGCGAACGTGAGATCGAGTTCGGACCGAGCGGTCCGCGGCCGACCGTACGGCTGCGTGCGGACGGTCCGCGCTGCATCGACATCGGCGCGGTGATGCACGCCGCCGCCGCACGGGGACTCCTCCACCATGCCCAGGGAGGCACCGGATGACCGACACCCTGCCAACCACCACCGAACTGGACGCCACCGCGCTGCTCCAGGCGTATCGGACGATGCGGACGATCCGCGAGTTCGAGGACCGCGTACACGCCGAGTTCGCGACCGGCGAGATCCCGGGTTTCGTGCACCTCTACGCCGGCGAGGAGGCGTCCGCCACCGGCGTCTGCACGCATCTGGACGCGCGCGACTCGATCGCCAGCACGCACCGCGGGCACGGCCACTGCATCGCCAAGGGCGTCGATGTGAAGGAAATGATGGCCGAGATCTACGGCAAACAAACGGGTTCCTGTCGCGGCAAAGGCGGCTCGATGCACATCGCCGACCTCAGCAAGGGCATGCTCGGCGCCAACGGCATCGTCGGCGGCGGTCCGCCGCTGATCTGCGGCACCGCGCTGGCCGCGAAAATCCAGCAGACCGGCGGCGTCGGCGTCGCGTTTTTCGGCGACGGCGCGAGCAACCAGGGCACCACGCTGGAGGCGCTCAACCTGGCCGCGGTCTGGAACCTGCCGGCGGTTTTCGTCGCGGAAAACAACGGCTATGCCGAGACCACGTCGAGCACCTGGTCGGTCGCCTCGGACAACATCGCCGACCGTGCCGCCGGTTTCGGCATGCCTGGCGTGATCGTGGACGGCTTCGACTTCTTCGCCGTACACGAGGCGGCCGGCGAAGCGGTCGCACGTGCCCGCGCCGGTGGCGGCCCGACGCTGCTCGAGGTGAAGTTCACCAGATATTACGGCCATTTCGAGGGCGACCAGCAGACCTACCGCGCCGACGAGGTGGCCAAGGCCAGGGAGACGCTGGACTGTCTCAAGCGGTTCCGCGCCCGCGTCACCGAAACCGGCCAGGTCGCCGGCGACGACCTCGACGCGGTCGACTCCGAGGTGGCCGCGCTGATCGAGGACGCCGTGGTGGCGGCGAAATCCGCGCCGAAACCGACCGAATCCGACCTGCAGACCGACGTCTACGTCTCGTACTGAGGAGCGAACAGCCATGGCGCGTACGATCAGCTACCGCGAGGCCATCAACGAGGCGCTCACGCAGGAGATGGAGCGCGACGACTCGGTCATCGTGATGGGTGAGGACAACGCCGGCGGCGAGGGATCGCCCGGCGAGATGGACGCCTGGGGCGGCGTTCTCGGTGTCACCAAAGGCCTTTACCACCGCTTCCCGGGCCGGGTGTTGGACACGCCGATCTCCGAGTCGGCCTTCATCGGCGCGGCCATCGGCGCCGCGACGCGTGGCCTGCGGCCGGTCGCCGAGCTGATGTTCATCGACTTCATGGGGGTCTGCTTCGACCAGATCTTCAACCAGGCGGCCAAATTCCGCTACATGTTCGGCGGCAAGGCGGTCACGCCGGTGGTCGTACGCACCATGTACGGCGCTGGCCTGCGCGCCGCCGCGCAGCACTCGCAGGCACTTTATCCGGTCTTCACGCACATCCCCGGCCTCAAGGTCGTGCTGCCGTCCAACCCGTACGAGGCGAAAGGGCTGCTGTTGCAGGCGATCCGCGACGACGACCCGGTGATTTTCTGCGAACACAAGGCGCTTTACGACATGTCCGGCGAGGTGCCGGAGGAGAGCTACACGATTCCCTTTGGTGAGGCCAACATCGCGCGCGATGGCTCGGACGTCACCATCGTCGCCTTTGGGCGCATGGTCGACACGGCGTTGCAGGCCGCCACCGAGCTCGCGTCGTCCGGCGTGGAGGCCGAGGTCATCGACCCGCGCACGGCCAGCCCGTTGGACACCGACAGCATCCTGGAAAGCGTGGAAAACACCGGCAGACTGGTCGTCGTGGACGAGGCTCCGCCACGCTGCAACCTGGCCACCGACGTGTCGGCTTTGGTGGCACAGCAGGCATTCGCCGACCTGAAGGCGCCGATCGAGATGGTGACCGCGCCACACACGCCGGTGCCGTTCAGCGACGTGCTGGAGGATCTTTACATTCCGGACGCACAGAAAATCGTCAACGCGGTCAAGCACGTCGTGGAGTGGAAGCGCTGATGGGGATCCAGGCTGTCGTCATGCCGAAATGGGGGCTGTCGATGACCACCGGCACGGTCACCGAATGGCTCGTGGAGGAAGGCGACGAGATCAGCAAGGGCCAGGACCTGGTCGAGATCGACACCGACAAGATCGTCGGCACGCTGGAGGCCGATTTTTCCGGCGTACTGCGGCGCATCGTCACCGGTCCCGGCGAGCAGGCACCGGTCGGCGGCACCATCGCGGTGGTGGCCGGCTCCGACGTGTCCGACGGCGACATCGACGCGGCCGTCGAAAAAGCACGCGCCGACAACGCGAGTGGTGCCGTCGAGGAGGCCAGCGGTCCGGAGATCGCGACCGTCACAGTCGACGGGCGCGCGCTGTCGTACGCGAAACTCGGCGACGGCGACGATGTGCTCGTCCTCGTACACGGCTATGGCGGCGACAAGAACTCGTGGCTGTTCGTACAGGAGCCGCTGTCGTCGCGGTTCACCACGTACGCGCTGGATCTGCCGGGCCACGGCGCCTCGGCGAAGGACGTCGGCGACGGATCGCTGGACCTGCTGTCGTCGGCGCTGCTCGGTTTCCTTGCCGCCATGGACATTTCCAGCGCCCACCTGGTGGGCCACTCACTCGGCGGAGCCGTCGCCGTACGCGCCGCCGCCTCGCCGGTGGTCTCCGGCCTCACCCTGGTGGCGCCGGCCGGCATCGGTCCGGACATCAACGCCGACTACCTGCGCGGCTTCGCCTCGGCGTCGACGCGCCGCGAGCTCAAGCCGCACCTTGCCGCGCTGTTCGCCGACGAGAAGCTGGTCAACCGGCAACTCGCCGATGATTTGCTGAAATACAAGCGATTGGACGGCGTGTCCGCGGCTCTGGACGCGCTGTTGCGCACATTGTCGGATGGCATCGACGTGTCCGGGGAGCTGGCTGCCCTGACCAAGCCGGTGAGCGTGGTGTGGGGCGTCGAGGACCGGGTCGTGCCGATCGGCAACGCCGCCGCCTTGCCGGAATCGGTGACATTGCGGCGGATCGACGGCGCCGGCCACATGGTCCACATGGAAAACCCCGCCGCCGTACGCGACGCCATCCCCTGACCATCGCGAAGGCCAGGCAACGTGGTCGACAGCAACGCGGTCGTGAAGTTGGAGATCTCCACACCAAAAGGACATCGGCCGGTCAAACTGGCCTTCACCTCGGTGACCGACTTCCACACGTGGAACGTGCTGCGGAAACTGCCGGCCCAGCGGGTTTCGCCGGCCGCGGCGAAGGCGCAGGATGAGGTGATGCCGCGGCAGCTGGAGCCCGCGCTGCCGGCCGGGGCCGACCCGCGCCGGCACGCCCGGCTGCTCGCTCGCGCGCACGCGCAGGCGATGGAAGGCGGCCAGCTGGCCGTAC
The nucleotide sequence above comes from Fodinicola acaciae. Encoded proteins:
- a CDS encoding septal ring lytic transglycosylase RlpA family protein, with the protein product MSGRHSSHEGSYDSSSHDGGFESSQHPGDEDLSHTAEMDAIPAQPEPGEPEAASEEPADLGEYSLTEPPEPKRRLLRTRYVVAGAVTVGTLAIATAGVAAVHSMTTAGPPNKVQIVTPSHTATPTPSATPPADLRQYAGDKASRSMGTRPSPTPSPSKSSSGSNDDNGGGGSGGSPVTTGGTCKASFYGEGQSTASGEPFDPSAMTAAHKTLKFGTMVKVTNVKNNKTVTVRINDRGPYVSGRCLDLTTAAFKRIASTSAGVATVRYQVVG
- a CDS encoding MBL fold metallo-hydrolase, yielding MTVTVTFAGSGDAFGSGGRLQSCIHVRRESGAVFLLDCGATSLVALKRLGLDPGEIRTVFLSHLHADHFGGLPFLVLDGQFSGRSNDLLVSGPVGLQERIIAAMEVGYPGSSAVRRKFRTRTVELTEQSTGIDLPRMIDGVCVRAWLADHPSGASAFVLRLEFDDVVIAYTGDTAWTDGIIEAAAGADLLIAECYYREKSIPYHLTLKALTDHAAKLSCERVVLTHMSADVLGHEMPYEAAHDGLVVTL
- a CDS encoding ATP-NAD kinase family protein, which codes for MTDAIVGIVANPMSGRDIRRLVASASVFPTAEKANMVQRMLTGFGLLGVDRVLMSTDLGGISAAVYRAVRTHTGPPWPDVDFLDQDPITQTATDTTLAVTRMVAAGARAIVCLGGDGTARVAAAACADVPLMPLSTGTNNAFPQLREATVAGLAVGLLATGLVDADLATHRAGVLEVVCGSRAEVALVDVCVSTARHVGARALWDTTALTELYCCFAEPDAIGLSSIPGQLCPSSRSSPDGVELSLAPDGKPVVYAPIAPGLVVPVGVRTFGVLPAGSVRTVAAESGVIALDGEREIEFGPSGPRPTVRLRADGPRCIDIGAVMHAAAARGLLHHAQGGTG
- a CDS encoding thiamine pyrophosphate-dependent dehydrogenase E1 component subunit alpha — encoded protein: MTDTLPTTTELDATALLQAYRTMRTIREFEDRVHAEFATGEIPGFVHLYAGEEASATGVCTHLDARDSIASTHRGHGHCIAKGVDVKEMMAEIYGKQTGSCRGKGGSMHIADLSKGMLGANGIVGGGPPLICGTALAAKIQQTGGVGVAFFGDGASNQGTTLEALNLAAVWNLPAVFVAENNGYAETTSSTWSVASDNIADRAAGFGMPGVIVDGFDFFAVHEAAGEAVARARAGGGPTLLEVKFTRYYGHFEGDQQTYRADEVAKARETLDCLKRFRARVTETGQVAGDDLDAVDSEVAALIEDAVVAAKSAPKPTESDLQTDVYVSY
- a CDS encoding alpha-ketoacid dehydrogenase subunit beta — encoded protein: MARTISYREAINEALTQEMERDDSVIVMGEDNAGGEGSPGEMDAWGGVLGVTKGLYHRFPGRVLDTPISESAFIGAAIGAATRGLRPVAELMFIDFMGVCFDQIFNQAAKFRYMFGGKAVTPVVVRTMYGAGLRAAAQHSQALYPVFTHIPGLKVVLPSNPYEAKGLLLQAIRDDDPVIFCEHKALYDMSGEVPEESYTIPFGEANIARDGSDVTIVAFGRMVDTALQAATELASSGVEAEVIDPRTASPLDTDSILESVENTGRLVVVDEAPPRCNLATDVSALVAQQAFADLKAPIEMVTAPHTPVPFSDVLEDLYIPDAQKIVNAVKHVVEWKR
- a CDS encoding acetoin dehydrogenase dihydrolipoyllysine-residue acetyltransferase subunit — its product is MGIQAVVMPKWGLSMTTGTVTEWLVEEGDEISKGQDLVEIDTDKIVGTLEADFSGVLRRIVTGPGEQAPVGGTIAVVAGSDVSDGDIDAAVEKARADNASGAVEEASGPEIATVTVDGRALSYAKLGDGDDVLVLVHGYGGDKNSWLFVQEPLSSRFTTYALDLPGHGASAKDVGDGSLDLLSSALLGFLAAMDISSAHLVGHSLGGAVAVRAAASPVVSGLTLVAPAGIGPDINADYLRGFASASTRRELKPHLAALFADEKLVNRQLADDLLKYKRLDGVSAALDALLRTLSDGIDVSGELAALTKPVSVVWGVEDRVVPIGNAAALPESVTLRRIDGAGHMVHMENPAAVRDAIP